In a single window of the Acetivibrio clariflavus DSM 19732 genome:
- the cdd gene encoding cytidine deaminase, whose protein sequence is MDYEKLISLANEVKKNAYAPYSNFHVGAALITDSGKVYTGTNVENASYGATICAERTAIVKAVSEGERKIKALAISGDSDDYIYPCGICRQIISEFADEDFVVICCNKKGEYKVLSINEILPHPFVFEKN, encoded by the coding sequence ATGGACTATGAAAAGCTTATCAGTTTGGCAAATGAGGTTAAGAAAAATGCCTATGCGCCGTATTCCAATTTCCATGTAGGAGCAGCATTAATCACTGATTCAGGCAAGGTATATACCGGTACAAATGTTGAAAATGCTTCTTACGGTGCAACAATATGTGCCGAAAGAACTGCCATAGTAAAAGCTGTATCTGAAGGTGAGAGAAAGATAAAAGCACTTGCCATTTCCGGCGATTCGGATGATTACATTTATCCATGCGGTATTTGCAGACAAATTATATCGGAATTTGCCGATGAAGATTTTGTAGTTATTTGCTGTAATAAAAAAGGCGAATATAAGGTTTTAAGCATAAATGAAATCTTACCCCATCCCTTTGTATTTGAGAAAAACTAA
- the flgB gene encoding flagellar basal body rod protein FlgB: MFILLDRVLFGTKVLEKSLDASLLRNEAISQNIANVDTPGYNRKSVSFEEELRNAITRNSSFVGKRTHPKHIKIGANSIDDVSINIIEDKNSLDMRLDGNNVDIENEMALLAENYIKYQVLIQRLTDSFNKMKSVIKEGR, from the coding sequence GTGTTTATATTGCTGGACAGGGTATTGTTTGGTACAAAGGTCTTAGAAAAATCCTTAGATGCTTCCTTACTGCGTAATGAAGCAATATCGCAAAATATTGCCAACGTGGATACTCCTGGATACAACAGAAAGAGTGTTAGTTTTGAGGAAGAATTACGTAATGCAATTACTAGAAATAGCAGTTTTGTTGGAAAAAGAACTCATCCCAAACATATTAAAATTGGAGCAAATAGTATCGATGATGTAAGTATCAATATTATTGAGGATAAAAATTCTTTGGATATGAGGTTAGATGGCAATAATGTCGATATAGAAAACGAAATGGCTTTATTGGCTGAAAACTATATAAAATATCAAGTGCTTATTCAGAGATTGACAGACAGTTTTAACAAAATGAAATCTGTAATTAAGGAAGGACGATGA
- a CDS encoding cohesin domain-containing protein: MKKFISGLIIGGILATSVCTFAEEATSWKAELPTFKVFVRGEEFISENPPVVVEGRTYLPLRAMGDALGVPVEWNAELRQAEVAMTDKKPDSTQTNTPVQPATSTVTSWTAYKATFKVMVKGQEFISENPPIVVEGRTYLPLRALGDALGVPVEWNADLRQVEVDMKTTVTPTPQVTPKPTDTTKTVIGTIKAEPATTIDVPINVSFDTTRGLNTFNLTLAFDNDNLEFVEVKPGDIITDPDTNFAYHYSQDENLIRMLFLNETMQEDGVIRTEGVLATVRLKVKDNAKSSESELAIVGKATFADTKLSTLDIELSTGDVTVVK; encoded by the coding sequence ATGAAAAAATTTATCAGCGGTTTGATTATCGGAGGTATTTTAGCAACTAGTGTATGTACATTTGCTGAAGAAGCAACTAGTTGGAAAGCAGAATTACCGACCTTTAAAGTATTTGTAAGGGGGGAAGAGTTTATTTCGGAAAATCCACCTGTAGTTGTTGAGGGAAGGACTTACCTGCCACTTAGGGCTATGGGCGATGCGTTAGGTGTTCCTGTTGAATGGAATGCAGAATTGAGACAGGCTGAAGTTGCTATGACGGACAAAAAGCCTGATTCGACCCAAACAAATACTCCGGTGCAACCTGCTACAAGTACCGTTACAAGTTGGACAGCCTATAAGGCAACATTTAAAGTAATGGTAAAAGGTCAAGAGTTTATTTCTGAGAATCCGCCTATAGTCGTAGAGGGAAGAACTTACTTACCTCTGAGAGCGTTAGGTGACGCATTGGGTGTTCCTGTTGAATGGAATGCAGATTTGAGACAAGTGGAAGTTGATATGAAAACAACTGTTACTCCAACTCCTCAAGTAACACCAAAACCTACAGATACAACTAAGACCGTAATTGGTACAATTAAAGCTGAACCGGCTACAACAATTGATGTGCCGATTAATGTGTCCTTTGATACAACTAGAGGATTAAATACTTTCAATTTAACTTTAGCTTTCGATAATGACAATTTGGAATTTGTTGAAGTTAAGCCGGGAGATATAATAACAGATCCCGATACGAACTTTGCATACCATTATTCACAGGATGAAAATCTGATTAGAATGCTTTTCTTAAATGAAACTATGCAAGAGGATGGAGTAATAAGAACTGAGGGAGTTCTTGCAACTGTTAGGCTTAAGGTAAAAGACAATGCAAAAAGCAGTGAAAGTGAATTGGCGATAGTTGGTAAAGCTACTTTTGCAGATACTAAATTAAGTACTCTGGATATAGAATTAAGTACTGGAGATGTAACAGTTGTTAAATAA
- the trmFO gene encoding methylenetetrahydrofolate--tRNA-(uracil(54)-C(5))-methyltransferase (FADH(2)-oxidizing) TrmFO, with translation MCDYINVIGAGLAGCEAAYQIAKRGIKVRLFEMKPKNYSPAHHLETFAELVCSNSLRSDQLENAVGLLKEEMRMLDSIIMKCADATRVPAGGALAVDRVGFSQKVTELIKGNPDIELINEEVKQLPQEGITIVATGPLTSESLSKSIMELIGEAYLHFFDAAAPIVTFDSINMDKAFRAARYNRGTEDYINCPMNKEEYENFWNELVNAELAEVKDFDREVVFEGCMPVETMAKRGIDTLRFGPLKPVGLIDPNTGSEAYAVVQLRQDNSEGTLYNIVGFQTRLKWPEQKRVFRMIPGLENAEFVRYGVMHRNTFINSPKLLEPSYRMRKNPNIYFAGQITGVEGYVESASSGLVAGINASMQFLGKGDVLFPRTTAIGALSNYISDKNVKDFQPMNVNFGLMEGLGVKIRDKRKKNYEMAQRALQEIRKYCDDRI, from the coding sequence ATGTGCGATTATATAAATGTGATAGGTGCAGGACTGGCAGGATGTGAAGCTGCCTATCAAATTGCAAAAAGGGGAATAAAAGTGCGGCTTTTTGAAATGAAGCCCAAAAACTATTCTCCTGCTCATCATCTTGAAACTTTTGCTGAACTTGTGTGCAGCAATTCTTTGAGGTCCGACCAGTTGGAAAATGCCGTCGGACTTTTAAAAGAAGAAATGAGGATGCTTGACTCAATAATAATGAAGTGTGCCGATGCAACGAGAGTTCCGGCGGGTGGAGCATTAGCTGTAGATAGAGTAGGATTTTCCCAAAAGGTAACAGAATTAATAAAGGGAAATCCTGATATTGAATTAATAAATGAAGAAGTAAAACAGCTGCCGCAAGAAGGGATTACTATTGTTGCAACCGGTCCGCTGACTTCTGAGAGTTTGTCAAAAAGTATTATGGAATTGATTGGAGAAGCATATCTTCATTTTTTTGATGCAGCAGCTCCTATTGTTACTTTTGATTCAATAAATATGGACAAGGCTTTTAGGGCGGCAAGGTACAACAGGGGAACTGAGGACTATATCAACTGCCCAATGAATAAGGAAGAGTACGAAAACTTTTGGAATGAGCTGGTAAACGCTGAACTTGCGGAAGTAAAGGACTTTGACAGAGAAGTTGTTTTTGAGGGATGTATGCCGGTGGAAACAATGGCTAAAAGAGGTATAGATACTTTGAGATTTGGACCACTAAAGCCGGTAGGTCTTATTGATCCTAACACCGGGAGCGAAGCTTATGCTGTAGTTCAGCTGAGACAGGATAATAGTGAGGGAACCCTCTATAATATTGTGGGGTTTCAGACACGTCTGAAATGGCCTGAACAAAAGAGAGTATTCAGAATGATTCCGGGCCTGGAGAATGCCGAATTTGTAAGATATGGCGTTATGCATAGAAATACTTTCATAAATTCCCCAAAACTTCTCGAACCATCTTACAGAATGAGAAAAAATCCAAATATATATTTTGCAGGGCAGATTACCGGTGTAGAAGGATATGTGGAATCTGCGTCCTCAGGTTTGGTTGCCGGAATTAATGCTTCAATGCAGTTTTTGGGAAAAGGTGATGTTTTATTTCCGAGGACAACAGCTATTGGAGCATTGAGTAATTATATTTCTGATAAAAATGTTAAGGATTTTCAACCCATGAATGTAAATTTTGGATTAATGGAAGGACTTGGAGTTAAAATAAGAGATAAGAGAAAGAAAAATTATGAAATGGCTCAAAGGGCGCTGCAAGAAATTAGAAAATATTGTGACGATAGAATTTAG
- a CDS encoding YifB family Mg chelatase-like AAA ATPase: MLSKVKSFGLMGIDGYVVIVETDISTGIPAFDIVGLGDTAVKESKERVRSAIKNAGLEFPIKRITVNLAPADKKKEGSAFDLPIALGILIATEQIVNREIDNYAFIGELSLDGEIKPIKGILPMVISARQNGIENIIVPMKNADEAAVVNDINVLPAQNIIDVVNHLNGAGKLNIHAIDIDKLFENNMEYDVDFADVKGQENVKRALEVAAAGGHNCLMIGSPGSGKTMLARRLPTILPAMTFEEALEVTKIHSIAGTLPDNVSLITKRPFRAPHHTISNVSLIGGGKYPKPGEISLAHFGVLFLDELPEFDRNALEVLRQPLEDGIVTVSRVNATYTYPARTTLICAANPCKCGNYLDETKECTCTPKQIQQYLGKLSGPLLDRIDLHIEVPSVKFTDLANREEGEKSCVIRERVNRARKIQQERYKGLNIYSNAELTPSLIKKYCKLDDECSDILKNAFERLGLSARAHNRILKVARTIADLDESQNIRKEHLLEAIQYRSLDRKI; the protein is encoded by the coding sequence ATGCTGTCAAAGGTTAAAAGCTTTGGGCTTATGGGTATTGACGGATATGTTGTCATAGTTGAGACGGACATATCTACCGGAATTCCGGCATTTGACATAGTTGGACTTGGCGATACAGCAGTTAAGGAATCTAAAGAACGTGTCCGATCAGCTATCAAAAACGCAGGTCTAGAATTTCCCATCAAAAGAATTACAGTCAATCTTGCACCGGCAGACAAAAAAAAGGAAGGTTCAGCTTTTGATTTGCCAATAGCCCTCGGAATACTAATTGCCACAGAACAAATAGTTAACAGGGAAATTGATAATTATGCTTTTATTGGCGAACTTTCATTAGACGGTGAAATAAAACCGATTAAAGGAATCCTTCCTATGGTAATCAGTGCAAGGCAAAACGGAATAGAAAACATTATTGTACCGATGAAAAATGCTGATGAAGCGGCAGTAGTTAACGATATTAATGTGCTGCCTGCACAAAATATAATTGATGTAGTAAACCACTTAAACGGTGCTGGTAAGTTAAATATTCATGCCATTGATATAGACAAGCTCTTTGAAAATAATATGGAGTATGATGTTGATTTTGCTGACGTCAAAGGTCAGGAAAACGTAAAACGTGCTTTAGAAGTCGCTGCAGCGGGAGGCCACAACTGCCTAATGATAGGCAGCCCCGGGTCCGGTAAGACCATGCTTGCCAGAAGACTTCCCACCATTCTCCCCGCCATGACCTTTGAAGAGGCACTGGAAGTCACCAAAATACACAGTATAGCAGGAACTTTGCCCGATAATGTGTCCCTTATCACAAAGCGGCCGTTCAGGGCGCCCCATCATACCATTTCCAATGTCAGCCTCATCGGAGGTGGAAAGTACCCAAAACCTGGAGAAATAAGTCTTGCACATTTTGGTGTACTGTTCTTAGACGAGCTTCCCGAGTTTGACAGAAATGCATTGGAGGTTTTAAGGCAGCCTTTAGAGGACGGCATTGTCACTGTTTCAAGAGTCAATGCAACCTACACTTATCCTGCAAGAACTACTTTGATATGCGCTGCAAATCCCTGTAAGTGCGGAAATTACCTTGATGAAACCAAGGAATGTACATGTACTCCCAAACAGATTCAGCAGTACTTGGGAAAATTAAGCGGCCCCTTACTTGATCGAATCGATCTTCATATAGAAGTACCTTCAGTGAAATTTACCGACCTTGCAAACCGAGAAGAAGGTGAGAAATCCTGCGTAATAAGGGAAAGGGTAAATAGAGCCAGAAAAATTCAACAGGAAAGGTATAAAGGATTAAACATATATTCCAATGCAGAGTTGACTCCTTCGCTTATAAAAAAGTACTGTAAACTTGATGACGAATGCAGTGATATTCTAAAAAACGCTTTTGAAAGATTAGGTTTAAGCGCACGGGCTCACAACCGAATTCTTAAAGTGGCAAGAACCATAGCAGATCTTGATGAAAGCCAGAATATACGTAAAGAACATCTGCTAGAGGCAATACAGTACAGAAGCCTTGACAGGAAAATATAA
- the fliE gene encoding flagellar hook-basal body complex protein FliE has product MAINSVNGLNLTSPILSTSFSNTNKSDTVEGSFANYLKEALTKVSDLEKESTALTEAFAAGITDNIHQVLIAAEKAEIALQFTMQIRNKILDAYNEIMNMHI; this is encoded by the coding sequence ATGGCTATTAATAGTGTCAATGGACTTAATTTAACATCTCCAATTTTAAGTACAAGTTTTTCAAATACCAATAAATCCGATACTGTAGAAGGAAGTTTTGCCAATTATCTCAAGGAAGCATTGACAAAAGTCAGTGATCTTGAAAAAGAATCGACAGCTCTAACGGAGGCGTTTGCGGCGGGTATAACAGATAACATCCACCAAGTTTTGATTGCGGCTGAAAAGGCTGAAATAGCCCTTCAGTTCACTATGCAAATAAGAAACAAAATCTTGGATGCCTATAATGAAATAATGAACATGCATATTTAA
- the flgC gene encoding flagellar basal body rod protein FlgC, with the protein MGYFSSLNIGATGLTAQRLRMDTISQNIANANTTRTENGTPYRRKVVVFEEREAKTPFSEYLNQSSKQMIGGGVRVARIVEDTTPFKMVYDPGHPDADENGYVEMPNVDVLTEMINMISATRSYEANVTSINTTKSMAMKALEIGK; encoded by the coding sequence ATGGGATACTTTAGCTCTCTTAATATCGGTGCAACAGGATTAACAGCTCAAAGACTTAGAATGGATACTATTTCACAAAATATTGCCAATGCTAACACAACAAGAACTGAAAATGGTACTCCTTATAGGAGAAAAGTGGTAGTTTTTGAGGAGAGAGAAGCTAAAACTCCTTTTTCCGAATATTTGAATCAAAGCAGCAAACAGATGATAGGTGGAGGAGTGAGGGTAGCAAGAATTGTTGAAGATACTACTCCTTTTAAAATGGTCTATGATCCAGGGCATCCTGATGCCGATGAAAACGGATATGTAGAAATGCCTAATGTAGATGTACTTACAGAAATGATTAATATGATTTCAGCAACCAGGTCTTATGAAGCTAATGTCACATCTATAAATACTACTAAAAGCATGGCTATGAAAGCTTTAGAAATTGGAAAATAA
- the dprA gene encoding DNA-processing protein DprA: protein MLDKYKYWVWLGSVPGVGAVKSKKLLEYFIDPYNIFTAKEMELASLSFLTKTDIANLLNKDYKEEVNKHIENIIDNNIKIITIEDEDYPKYLKNIYDPPIILYMKGSIQKDDKYLAVVGSRRATSYGLNMAEVISRELSKCGITIVSGMARGIDTYAHKGVLSARGRTVAVLGCGLDIVYPYENKKLMQEIIENGACISEYLPGTKPLAGNFPARNRIISGMSMGVIVIEAGEKSGSLITANFALEQGREVFALPGNVNSINSTGTNKLIKEGAKMVTSLDDILEEIDAYFNESNYGSFTKKLKDDKLLKGLDEDEIKIVECLKLEPAHIDDIAVKTGLNIKVVNAVIVMLELKGIVQQLTGKIYKLNL, encoded by the coding sequence ATGCTTGACAAATATAAATATTGGGTTTGGCTTGGGTCAGTCCCGGGTGTTGGGGCGGTTAAAAGTAAAAAGCTTCTTGAATATTTTATTGATCCGTATAATATATTTACTGCAAAGGAGATGGAATTGGCTTCTCTTTCTTTTTTAACGAAGACGGATATAGCTAATCTTTTGAACAAAGATTATAAAGAAGAAGTAAATAAGCATATTGAAAATATAATTGACAATAATATAAAAATAATAACCATAGAGGATGAGGACTATCCGAAATATTTAAAGAACATTTATGACCCGCCAATAATACTTTATATGAAAGGTAGTATACAAAAAGACGATAAATATTTAGCGGTGGTGGGTTCAAGAAGAGCTACGTCCTATGGGCTTAATATGGCAGAAGTTATATCGCGTGAACTATCAAAGTGCGGTATAACGATTGTCAGCGGAATGGCGAGAGGAATTGATACATATGCCCATAAAGGAGTTTTAAGTGCAAGGGGAAGAACTGTTGCAGTATTGGGTTGCGGACTGGATATAGTTTATCCTTATGAAAATAAAAAACTTATGCAAGAAATAATTGAAAATGGGGCTTGCATATCGGAATATTTACCCGGCACAAAACCGCTTGCCGGCAATTTCCCGGCGAGAAACAGGATTATAAGCGGAATGTCCATGGGTGTTATTGTTATAGAAGCAGGAGAAAAAAGCGGATCCCTGATTACAGCAAATTTTGCACTGGAACAGGGACGGGAAGTATTCGCATTGCCGGGGAATGTAAACAGCATAAACAGCACAGGAACCAATAAACTTATAAAAGAAGGGGCCAAAATGGTTACTTCTTTGGATGATATTTTAGAAGAAATTGATGCATATTTTAATGAAAGTAATTATGGTTCATTTACAAAAAAGCTGAAAGATGATAAATTGCTTAAGGGACTTGATGAAGATGAAATAAAAATCGTGGAATGTTTGAAATTGGAACCTGCTCATATCGACGATATTGCGGTAAAAACCGGATTGAACATAAAGGTGGTAAATGCGGTTATTGTAATGTTGGAATTGAAAGGAATAGTTCAACAGCTCACGGGGAAAATATACAAATTAAATTTATAA
- a CDS encoding glycoside hydrolase family 9 protein: MFAGKRNLKRVITLFSCVAMLSTTILIPMKNVSAAGYDYSLALKNAIGFYDANKCGKDVKTNNIFDWRGPCHTKDGQDVGLDLTGGYHDAGDHVKFGLPQGYTASVLGWALYEYDEVFKATGNKTKMLEQLKYFTDYFLKSHPDADTFYYQVGDGEEDHNYWGPPELQSEDRPTKCVANKNNPASDVLGETAAALAIMYLNYRDIDSAYANKCLQAAKELYKMGTTNKGPGDGQYFYRSTSIYDDLAWGAVWLYTATGDSSYINDAKEFIVVKNESGDDPFKKRWTMCWDDMYVPALVKLAEITGEKIYKDGVEYNLNYWMYDIQTTPGGLKYLNYWGVLRYAAAASMVAAIYYKQNPNQGYLDLLKSQIDYILGDNPEKMSYVIGMGNKWTQHPHHRAAQGAIGYADNANTAPAKYLLLGALIGGPGADDVFKESVYEYQYTEVAIDYNAGFVGALAATAKHFGNLNIPDVTKTPIPNPTPTPTSNTYLVGDVNHDNNINSIDYALMKSYLLGMKLPENTFFESEADVNGDGDINSVDYALLKQRLLGMISKFHVEE, from the coding sequence ATGTTTGCTGGAAAAAGAAATCTTAAAAGAGTTATTACATTGTTTTCTTGTGTCGCGATGCTATCAACAACGATATTGATACCAATGAAGAACGTTTCAGCAGCAGGATATGATTACTCATTGGCCCTAAAAAATGCCATCGGATTCTATGATGCGAATAAATGCGGCAAAGATGTAAAAACAAACAATATTTTTGACTGGAGAGGTCCGTGTCATACAAAAGACGGACAGGATGTAGGCTTAGATTTAACAGGAGGGTACCATGATGCCGGAGACCATGTAAAGTTCGGATTGCCTCAAGGATATACAGCATCAGTGCTTGGGTGGGCATTGTATGAATATGATGAAGTGTTTAAAGCAACCGGCAACAAGACGAAAATGCTTGAACAGCTAAAGTACTTTACAGATTATTTTTTAAAGAGCCATCCCGATGCCGATACTTTTTACTATCAAGTAGGAGACGGTGAGGAAGACCACAATTATTGGGGACCACCGGAACTTCAATCGGAAGACAGGCCTACTAAATGTGTGGCAAATAAAAATAATCCTGCCAGTGATGTTTTAGGAGAAACGGCAGCTGCTCTTGCAATTATGTATTTAAATTACAGGGATATTGACTCGGCATATGCCAATAAATGCCTTCAAGCAGCAAAAGAGTTATACAAAATGGGAACTACCAATAAAGGTCCTGGAGATGGGCAGTATTTTTACAGATCCACCAGTATTTATGATGACTTGGCTTGGGGAGCGGTATGGTTATATACTGCCACCGGAGACAGCTCATATATTAATGATGCGAAAGAATTTATTGTTGTAAAAAATGAAAGTGGAGATGATCCTTTTAAGAAAAGATGGACCATGTGTTGGGATGACATGTATGTTCCTGCCCTTGTTAAATTAGCTGAGATAACCGGGGAAAAGATTTATAAAGATGGTGTAGAATATAACTTGAATTATTGGATGTATGATATTCAAACAACTCCCGGCGGTTTGAAATACTTGAATTATTGGGGAGTATTAAGATATGCAGCAGCTGCGTCAATGGTTGCCGCTATATATTATAAACAGAATCCCAATCAAGGTTATCTTGACTTGTTGAAATCTCAGATTGATTATATTTTAGGCGACAACCCTGAAAAAATGTCCTATGTGATAGGAATGGGCAACAAATGGACCCAACATCCTCACCATAGAGCTGCACAGGGAGCAATCGGTTACGCAGACAATGCCAATACAGCACCGGCGAAGTACCTTTTACTCGGTGCTTTGATAGGCGGTCCCGGTGCCGATGATGTATTTAAAGAAAGCGTATATGAATATCAATATACTGAAGTTGCCATTGACTACAATGCAGGTTTTGTTGGGGCACTGGCAGCAACAGCTAAACATTTTGGAAATTTAAATATTCCGGATGTGACAAAAACCCCGATTCCAAATCCGACACCAACTCCCACATCCAATACATATCTTGTTGGTGATGTGAATCATGACAATAATATTAATTCCATAGATTATGCGCTGATGAAAAGCTATTTGCTGGGTATGAAACTTCCGGAAAATACGTTCTTTGAGAGTGAAGCCGATGTTAATGGTGATGGGGATATAAATTCTGTGGACTATGCACTTTTGAAACAAAGGCTTTTAGGTATGATTTCTAAGTTCCATGTTGAAGAATAA
- the topA gene encoding type I DNA topoisomerase, whose amino-acid sequence MADKLVIVESPAKAHTISKFLGKDYKIIASVGHVRDLPKSQMGVDIENNFEPKYITIRGKGDVISKLKKEAKNAKKIYLATDPDREGEAISWHLAYLLNIDSKEKCRVTFNEITKNAVKNAMKEPREINLDLVNAQQARRILDRIVGYKISPILWKKVKKGLSAGRVQSVATRLICDREEEIEKFVPEEYWTIDAVLQKKDEKGSFNAKFYGKDGKKMELKSEDDVKRILENIKGKPFIVQKIKKGEKKKSPAPPFITSTMQQEAARKLGFSTKKTMIVAQQLYEGIDIKGVGALGLVTYIRTDSTRISDEAQQDVIQFIKEKYGEKYLPTEKRVFKNKNASQDAHECIRPSQVNMDPDSIKDSLTKDQYKLYKLIWSRFVSSQMASAEYDTISTDITIGDYTFKANGQMLKFPGFTVLYQESKDEEGEEKENDIPDLIEGEELKQKKIEPKQHFTQPPPRYTEASLVKTLEEKGIGRPSTYAPIITTILARGYVVKDGKTLMPTELGKIVNDIMKTYFQDIVDVEFTAQLEKKLDDIEEGYKKWVDVMQSFYSPFAKVLEEAEEKIGNVEVPDEVTDEICEKCGRNMVIKMSRFGKFLACPGFPECRNARPILEEAGVKCPKCGGKVYIKKSKKGKKYLGCENNPTCSFMSWDMPSKESCPKCGNFLLKKYLGKKVQLKCSNEECDFIKDGERKKEE is encoded by the coding sequence ATGGCTGATAAGTTGGTTATAGTTGAGTCTCCTGCAAAAGCTCATACAATTAGCAAGTTTTTAGGGAAGGATTATAAGATAATAGCTTCTGTAGGACATGTAAGGGATTTGCCAAAAAGTCAAATGGGTGTGGATATCGAAAATAATTTTGAACCGAAGTATATTACTATCAGGGGTAAAGGAGATGTTATCTCCAAGTTAAAAAAGGAAGCAAAAAACGCCAAAAAGATTTATCTGGCAACTGACCCTGATAGGGAAGGAGAAGCTATATCATGGCATTTGGCTTATTTGTTGAATATAGATAGCAAAGAGAAATGTAGAGTGACTTTCAATGAAATTACTAAAAATGCAGTTAAAAATGCAATGAAAGAGCCCAGAGAGATTAACTTAGACCTTGTTAATGCTCAACAGGCCAGAAGAATATTAGACAGAATAGTTGGTTACAAGATAAGTCCAATACTTTGGAAAAAGGTTAAGAAGGGACTCAGTGCTGGAAGAGTTCAATCGGTTGCTACAAGATTGATCTGTGACAGGGAAGAAGAAATTGAAAAATTTGTTCCCGAAGAGTATTGGACAATTGATGCCGTACTTCAAAAGAAAGACGAAAAGGGTTCGTTTAATGCCAAGTTTTACGGTAAAGACGGCAAAAAGATGGAACTTAAAAGTGAAGACGATGTAAAAAGAATACTTGAAAATATTAAGGGAAAGCCATTTATTGTGCAAAAAATAAAAAAGGGAGAGAAAAAGAAATCTCCTGCGCCTCCTTTCATTACAAGTACAATGCAGCAGGAAGCGGCGCGAAAATTGGGATTTAGTACTAAAAAGACCATGATTGTTGCTCAGCAGCTTTATGAAGGTATAGATATAAAGGGAGTTGGCGCATTAGGTCTTGTGACCTATATCCGTACCGATTCCACAAGGATTTCCGACGAGGCGCAGCAGGATGTTATACAATTTATTAAGGAAAAATACGGAGAGAAATATCTTCCTACAGAAAAAAGGGTATTTAAAAATAAAAATGCTTCCCAGGATGCCCATGAATGTATTAGACCGTCACAAGTCAATATGGATCCCGATTCAATAAAAGATTCCCTTACAAAGGATCAATACAAGCTCTACAAGCTTATTTGGTCAAGATTTGTATCGAGTCAGATGGCATCCGCAGAATACGATACAATAAGCACTGACATCACAATTGGTGACTATACTTTCAAAGCAAACGGACAGATGCTGAAATTTCCTGGTTTTACGGTTTTATACCAGGAAAGCAAGGATGAAGAAGGGGAAGAAAAGGAAAATGACATTCCTGATCTTATAGAAGGTGAGGAATTAAAACAGAAGAAAATAGAACCGAAGCAGCATTTTACCCAGCCACCTCCAAGATATACCGAAGCGAGCCTTGTAAAAACTCTGGAGGAAAAGGGAATAGGCAGGCCGAGTACTTATGCACCCATTATTACTACAATATTGGCAAGAGGATATGTAGTAAAGGACGGAAAAACATTAATGCCTACAGAATTGGGTAAAATAGTTAACGATATTATGAAAACATATTTCCAGGATATAGTTGATGTTGAGTTTACTGCCCAGTTGGAGAAAAAGCTTGATGACATTGAAGAGGGATATAAAAAATGGGTGGATGTGATGCAGAGCTTTTATTCTCCATTTGCTAAAGTATTGGAAGAAGCAGAAGAGAAGATCGGAAATGTTGAGGTTCCGGATGAAGTAACTGATGAAATCTGTGAAAAATGCGGAAGGAACATGGTAATAAAGATGAGTCGGTTTGGCAAATTTTTAGCCTGTCCGGGATTTCCCGAATGCAGAAATGCAAGGCCTATTCTGGAAGAGGCCGGAGTTAAATGCCCTAAATGCGGCGGTAAGGTATATATTAAAAAATCTAAAAAGGGTAAAAAATATTTGGGATGCGAGAATAATCCCACCTGTAGTTTTATGAGCTGGGATATGCCTTCGAAAGAAAGTTGTCCTAAATGCGGAAACTTCTTATTGAAGAAGTATTTGGGAAAGAAAGTTCAACTTAAGTGCAGTAATGAAGAATGTGACTTTATAAAAGATGGAGAACGAAAAAAGGAAGAGTAA